GGATATCATCAACCTTTTTTCCTTTACAAGTAAAGGTCACAATACCACATTTATTTACTCCGAGATCGTGCAATTCGATATTTTGAATACTAGATAATTGCTGACGAAAAAGATTTGACAACAATTGTATTCTATCCCAAATTTTTGAAAGATCTAAATTCAATGCGTATTCTATTGCTACACCAAGGCCTATTTTTGCAGCTATATTTTGTTCCCACGTTTCAAAACGGTGGGCTGTCGGATTTAAAATATAATCATTATCTTTTATCCACGTCGCTGAATGAAGATCAACAAAAGGAGGGTCACATTGATCAAGTATTTTCTTACTAGCATACAAAAATCCCGTTCCTCTTGGTCCGCGCAAATATTTTCTACCTGTAGCGCAAAGAAAATCACAGCCTATTTTTTTCACATCAACTGGCATTTGTCCCACTGATTGCGTAGTGTCGAGAAGATAAAGAATATTATTTTCTCGAGCGATTTTACCCACTTCTTCTGCTGGATTGATTAAACCCCCTTGTGTAGGAATATGAGTGATGGCAATTAATTTAACGCGATCATTAATTTTAAATCGCAAGTCTTCTAAATCTAGTTGTCCAAAAGAATCATTTTTCACGACATCTATAATAACGCCCGTGCGTTTTGAACAATGCAAAAATGCAAGATAATTACTAGCATATTCGCTCATAGCTGTTAAGATCCGATCGCCTTTATTGAATTTAAGGCTACAAAAAGCCATTTCCCATGCACGTGTAGCATTTTCGAGAAATGCGATTTCTTCACGATCACAATTAATTAGTTGGGCAGCATAATCGTAAATTTTCTCTGATTTATCGAGAGCGGCTTGCGCAGCTTCATAGCCACCTATTGATGACTCTAAATCGAGATGTTCCTTGATTGCGTTGGTAACTGAAAGCGGTGGTAGGGCGGCGCCAGCATTATTAAAATGAACTACATTTTTGCAGCCTGGAGTATCATTTCGGAGTTTTTCGATATTAAGATCATCCATAAATGTCTCCCTTTATATTTTCACATAACGAATAGCTGAACCATGACCAACTTTATTGAGTTGACCATCTTTTGTTAGCTTCATCAGAATTCGACCCGCAGTAGAACGTGATACATTCAAATGCTCCATGACATCACTCACTCTAATTTCACCTTTTGTAAAAAATATTGCGTTAACCATTTCTGAATATTCTAGATTTTCGGAATGTTCTACTTTTGGTTTTCTGGGTAAAATACATTTCACAAATCCAGTTCCCTCAGTGATCACAGGGATCGGTAATTTTCTCTCAGCATAGCTTTTAAATAATGTGATAAAACCCGATCCTAGTTTTTCAATATATCCCATATCACGAAATACCCTCGTGATTATGGAATTTCTGATATACGTAACGCCAATATCAACTTTATCATCTAAAATTGGCCCTGGAAAATTACCTGGACTGAAAATTTCCACTCGATCATCATATATAGTGATTTTAGTTGGGCCATTAATAAGATAATTTCTATGAACAGTAGCGTTCAGAACAATCTCACGAAGCGCCTCAGGTGGAATTTCTAATTGCTCTTCTCGCGTACCTGTTCCTTTTATCGTAAAGGATGTGTTTAGTCTACTCGTAACAAACGCAACAGTTTCCTTATACTGTGCAAACAATTGTCCACCAGAGTCTATAGTTGCTATTACTTCCCGACCATCTATTCCAGCAATATGCGAGCAAATAGTAAATGCCTCTGGAAAAAATTTAGCAGGGTTTTTTCCAAACAATAATATTCCACCCACAGTTGGGTAAACACGCCCTCTATCTTTCGTAAGAATTTCATAATGAAACAGCATTTCTTGAAGATCGACTGTTAAATAACCCTGCTTACGTTCTTGTAAAAATTTCTCAAATATTTTCGTATCTATATCGTCTTCTTGAGCTGCGTATACAGGCATTTCATCAATAAATTTCCTTTGGCCTTGCCATTGTAATTGCTGAATAATATCTTGTGTCGCAAGCATTGTATGCGTGCCCATTCGAACAAATGTTCCTTCATTTATTCTCTCATTACGAAAGTGATATGGTTTATTGCCGCCTTCGGCAATATCAACAATGACAACCAACTGATCTCCAATGCGTTTAGTATAAATGGAAGGGTATATACTAGGACTCACCGTATCGTAGATAGAGCGGTTAAGGTCATCAATTAATTGATCAACACTATCTTCTGGGACACCAATTATTTCTCCAGAATCGTCTACTCCTATAACCATTTCCCCACCATAAGTATTAGCAAAACCTACTATCGTCTTTAATAGGGTCTGCTTCTTCTGTGGAATATCACGCTTGAACTCCAAAACTGAAGATTCTTTTTGGGGATACTTCATCCTTTTGCCTTAATTGATTCATAATGTCCAAGCATGACACAACTGACTCATTCTATCAACAAATTGGGTCGATTGTGTCACTGAGTCAGAGATTGGGTCAATTGACACAATCGATCGCTTCAATCGGGTCAATTGTTTCACAAAACTATCATATGAACCCATTGACTCACTCCCTTACCTGTTGAGAATGTAAAATATCCAGGAGATTTTACGGTTTGACACAGATCTTAATGCCCCGAAACCCTTGCCACATCTACTTTTTAGGCTGCAAAACTAATTGTTGGCCCTCTCTATTCATTTTGATCAATAAGCACACTTAATCAACATGTACTATGCTATATAACATATGCTTTGGCTGACCCCGGCAATCTATATGGGATTGCCAACGTGCATTTATCAACCCAACAAGGAAAGTGACTTATGACAACAGTAATTGCCACACATGAAGTAGAAGATGGAGATCGATGGATTCAGGCTTGGACTCGAAAACCAGGTAGCCGCCATGATTTAATGGCATCAATTGGAGCAACTGCACGCGTCTTTCGTAGCCCAGTAAATCCAAACTTTACAGGCCTAATTTTCGAAGTCGCTGATTTAGGCAAATTCAATGCCTTATTACAATCTGACGAAGGTAAAAAAGCCATGGAAGAGGACGGCGTTAAAGTCGAAACTTTGCACATCGCTTACGAAACAAATATCTAACATCATTGCTCACTATTATTTTTGTTTTTATTTGAGTGAAAAGCACCTGAATTATTGGCATTCTGATTACAAAAATGCAGGTACTTTCCCTTGTCAATCTTACACCATGTATATTATATAATTAAATTTAGATTACTGATTTAGTTTAGCAGTGATTTGCCCAAAACTTCTCACAATTCAAGACGCGACGCGCAATATTTTTCTATAGGACACTTTGATTGTGTCACTGAAATCAAATAATGAAACAATTGACTCAATCTCTGCTCCATTTGACGATATCGCTTTTATCTCCTAAGATCATTAATGCATTAGTTAATTTCCTTCAGCGAGGTTCTATGAGTAAATGGATTTACCATGAATACGTTTCTCTGTTTAGCCAATATCTAGGTTATTTATGCTCTTTATTGCTAGTCTTAGCATCTGCTGCTGCTTTATCGGCCGTAAGAGAAGGTGTACAAAATAGATGGGGGGTTTTAATATCATTCTCATTAAGTATTGCTTGCGCAATAATTGGGATTGTAATTGTATTAAACACATATAGTAGCTTATATCAGATCGCTTTAAAGTTAAGTCAGTGTGCGTTAATAAACGATGAGCTATCTTGCGATTTCAATATCTTGGACACCCCAGATCCAGCATCGATTGTTCTATCTTCGCTACTCTCCTTGTTTTTTTTAGTGGTAGGTTATTGTTTAATAATCGAGAGGAAAAAAATTGAAAACGTTTCTAATTAACTCTTGTTTTGTTAGTTTTCTACTACTTGTACATACTACCGCCATTTGCAAATCAAGAGACTTTAGTTTGCAATTTAAAACCCCCAGTATAATAGCATTACTTGACAATGATCTAAAAAATCAAGGATATGAAATAAAGCTCGTCAATAATACCCTGTTATTATTCCTTCATGGGCAACCATTGAGAATGGCCTACTCAGGCTTTACGCCTAGAAAAATCAAACAGTTAAATATTAATTTAACCAATACATTCAGGAATGCCAAAATATATATTGAAAATAAACCGACCAAATATAAAACGGATAAAAGCGGTAATGCTGCGA
Above is a window of Gammaproteobacteria bacterium DNA encoding:
- a CDS encoding aminotransferase class V-fold PLP-dependent enzyme, whose protein sequence is MDDLNIEKLRNDTPGCKNVVHFNNAGAALPPLSVTNAIKEHLDLESSIGGYEAAQAALDKSEKIYDYAAQLINCDREEIAFLENATRAWEMAFCSLKFNKGDRILTAMSEYASNYLAFLHCSKRTGVIIDVVKNDSFGQLDLEDLRFKINDRVKLIAITHIPTQGGLINPAEEVGKIARENNILYLLDTTQSVGQMPVDVKKIGCDFLCATGRKYLRGPRGTGFLYASKKILDQCDPPFVDLHSATWIKDNDYILNPTAHRFETWEQNIAAKIGLGVAIEYALNLDLSKIWDRIQLLSNLFRQQLSSIQNIELHDLGVNKCGIVTFTCKGKKVDDIQQALSKRKINVSISLQEYARLDMSARHLPAVVRASVHYYNTEEEVNLFCEAIKSISEAK
- a CDS encoding putative DNA binding domain-containing protein, whose amino-acid sequence is MKYPQKESSVLEFKRDIPQKKQTLLKTIVGFANTYGGEMVIGVDDSGEIIGVPEDSVDQLIDDLNRSIYDTVSPSIYPSIYTKRIGDQLVVIVDIAEGGNKPYHFRNERINEGTFVRMGTHTMLATQDIIQQLQWQGQRKFIDEMPVYAAQEDDIDTKIFEKFLQERKQGYLTVDLQEMLFHYEILTKDRGRVYPTVGGILLFGKNPAKFFPEAFTICSHIAGIDGREVIATIDSGGQLFAQYKETVAFVTSRLNTSFTIKGTGTREEQLEIPPEALREIVLNATVHRNYLINGPTKITIYDDRVEIFSPGNFPGPILDDKVDIGVTYIRNSIITRVFRDMGYIEKLGSGFITLFKSYAERKLPIPVITEGTGFVKCILPRKPKVEHSENLEYSEMVNAIFFTKGEIRVSDVMEHLNVSRSTAGRILMKLTKDGQLNKVGHGSAIRYVKI